The region GGTAAAGTCCGGTCACCTAGTGTTTTAGTGTCCGTCTTTTCCAGTCTGCGGGAGATTACCGGCTGCAAGAGCCGCAAATATCAATTGTATATGCGCGCGGATATATGTGCTGATGTCACCGCAACACCGAGGCTATGAAGCAGCTCCGAGGTCGGGTGAGTCCCACGGATGGCAAAAACTGAGAGTTCAGGATGcggaagggggtgagggagatcATCCTAGGTTTCTCTCTTGATCAACATTGATTTCCAATCCGTAGAATGCGGCCCACGACGGCGATATTGTATAGTGTATGCACATCCTCATATCGTGAGATGGAGTGAAGGGCCCAACGGACAACCATCATCCAAGCTGCGTTGAGCCTAGACAACGGTTCTTGGACTCCACATTCAAGCGTGATCCACCCTCAGACAGAGCCTCACGAATAGCCACACCATAGACAGGTCGAGGGCCTAGTTCAACTCCATATCTGTGGAATGAGAGGCAAATTGGAGCTGCTGTAGTATATTCCGCAGTTTTCCGTGACAGTGGAAACAAGCTCGACGGTCAACAACCTAGACTTTGCTTCGTCCTCAATGGGAACAGATGCGGCAACTGAAAGAGGACCAATGGTAGTGGCTTCTCGTTCCCCATAGTCAAACTGAAAAAGGTTCTACACTATTTCCTGAGATACCAAGTTCAACAGGGGCATTTATTTCATATTAAACCAATAAGCTCCAACAACCGCATCCCACACAAGACTAAAAGCAAACAACCGCGAGAGCAGCTTTTAAAGACTTTTTTAATTGGTTGGTGTATCATATCTATCCCCTGACAAGCAGGGCCATCTGCGTTGATGTTTGCCTCAAACATACCTGTGATCGAGTCCACCAAGCTTGCACAATGTCTTGTTTTTGCTTTCAGAATTATATGCTCATCAGTTTTACAAGCATTCTGGTGACTGCATTGCTTCCTATCTCTGTCTCCAGTCTCGAAGTGTTTCTTCCCATTCTCCATGACATTTACATTTCCTGGAACACTAGTTCCAACTCAAAGAAACCGCCAGAGTCTTTAAGCAAACAACCCGAGACATGACTTAGTCAAGATAATTGAACCAAAGACGCCTGTCCACGCACCTGTGTGAGTCCCGGTGATCGCCCGGTATAGAATCCGCCTGGTTTTGGCGTtcagagaggaagaagaggataCCTTCCCTAGAAAGGACAATACAgctgttggaggagaagctgagcAAAAAGAGAGAGCGACAGCTGTCCGTTGTTTGCTCCCCGTCAAAGACTTTCCATCTCGACACCAACAATGCAGTCTTGTGTGTCCATTCCCCCCTCGGACGGTGGCTATGGTAgtcctccccaaaaacacAGTCGACAAGctgacaaccaccacatcacaccaccaccaccaacaacaataataacaacaacaacaacaacaacaacaacaacaccttcctttaccccttcctccctcccaacaaacacctccaccaccgccaacctccacgagcgcctccgccgcctcgaatcccaccgccaccgtctccaaaccctcctcctcctccaccaacaccccgcAACTtcataaccccccccccccttccccctggCTGTTCCCCAGTACAAGCAAagaacctcctcacccaaccACTTACTTcaacaccccaccaccccttcaaTCTCTACCAACCCCCTACTCCCCTCAGGATACAACATCAACCCATCAACCTGCAACCACTGGTCCGAACCctaccccaaccccaacactcACACCCCAAACCTCGACAGGCCATGGGAGCCATTTGATGACCACgagctcaccaccgccggtcACCCCACGGAGTCGGTGtcgcgaaaaaaaaaaagaaaaaaaacggCGTTTAGCGCCGTGGTGGACTGTTAACCATGCTCCATAAAAAGCAGTCCTTCAAAAACACACCTATAGACGGCcaatatataaataaaatccCTATACCCCCCTCCTTAAAAATCTCCCCATTTCTGTTGTGATCCCATCTGTCTTTCTGCCCACCATTATCAAAGCCACagtccaaaaaaaaaaaaaataacctCACAAAACACCATTCACAGCAAAACATCAAAATATGACGGACAACCTCAAACGAAACCAATATCTCACACTAATCACTACTTCCTGCGGGTATAATCTATGGAAAAATAACAACGCCTAATGatgctcctccaacccctcgtACCTCCCCTCAACATTGGCAACCGCGCTCTGCAGCGCGCTCGTGAGGTCAACATGAAACAGCGGCCGATTGATCCCATGCACCGGCGCCACCACCGTCCGCCCACTGTGCAGCTCCGGCCCCAGCGACATCCTCTTCTGGTGCAAAGAAAGAACCGCATTCTCAAACGTAACCGTCGGTTTTCTCGGAACACTCTCACTCCCGCCCGTCCCAACCTTCTTAGGATCATTTGGCCCacggtgatgatgctgctgctgctgctgctgctgcttattcccaacctccacatcagcagcagtctgcctcctgctcctcgcAATCTCCTTCTCGTTCACCTCTACCTCGGCCGCCGCAGCCGCGCTGTGCGACCCCCCAATCTCCGCCACAGAAAAGatgctcctccacctcctgtGCGGCCCGTCCGGCACAACAGTCGGGTACCCAaaccccgccgccgccagcgccCTCTTCGCCCACCGGTTGTTGATGCAGGCAATGTGCCAGTCGACAATATCCGGGCTGGCATACCGGTCCAGCTGATTCCTCACGTCAATCAGCTGCTGCACCGAAGTAATGTCGACGTGGTTCACCGAGCTGAAATCCAGAATCACCGCCTTGAGCGTCGGTAAGCTCACGTCCACCCCCATGATCCCCGCGTCCACCCCGGCCGCAGCCGCCGCCTTCATGTTCTTCCTTGACGGGCCGGGCTCGTTCCAAGGCCGATCGCCAGGCCGGTCGAAATGCGCCAGGTTTGTCCGCCGAGTGTGCGCAAAAATGTGTTCCACCAAGTGCTCCAGGCTGCTCCCCGCGTTCGGGTAGCTGAACCCCTCGGCGAACCGGTAGATGAAGATGCCAGGATACGGATTGTCCAGCTCAATCTCGGGGTTGGACCCATCCGCGTGCGTGATAGGCAAGAAGATGTTGCGTGTCGGCGCCTCCTGCGAGCCGGTAAACGTGCCATACCCGGGTACCGGCTGCTGCCTGTCGTTGCCAATAACACGATTTCCAAGCATGGATTGAACCTTGACACGCCCCAAGAACCGGCCTTTCGATCTCAAAATCCGAAAGAGAAGCATCGCTGCCGAGAGCAGCACCGTGGTGTAGATGCCATTCTCAATGCTCGAAAAGATGGTGACAAACACACCGACAAAAAAGATCAAGACCTCAAATGGTGATACGAGCCAGAACTGATAGACGGTATTGGGAGGGGTGATGAGGTCGCCGACGGCATGGATAATCACCGCAGAGAGTGACGCGTTGGGAATGTAGTAAAACACGGCCGGCAAGGCGTAGATGGCGAGGAGAACCACAAAGGCTGTGATGACGCCGGCAAACGGAGTCCTCACGCCGGCCTTCGACTTAATGGCAGTGCGACTGAAAGAGCCCGTTGCAGCGTACCCGCCGAGGAAGGGCCCCAGcatgttggtgatgccaATGGCTACCATTTCTTGAGAAGGGTTGATTCTGTAGTTGTTGACCCGACCGAACGACTTCGAGATAGCAATGTGTTCGATGAGCAGCACCACTACAGTAGCGGGCAAGTATCCCATCAGGTTACTGACAATAGAGGTATTGATGACCGGGACAGCCGCGTTTTGGAACCCTGGCAATACATCAGTCACCAATCTATTCCTGACTTTTGGCTGGTACATACCTCTAGGAACGTCAAACAAAATTTTGAATCTGGCGGTACCCCTCGGCAAGCTCCTGTTGACCAGGTAGCTGATCAGAGTGTAGAGAACAATGACGAACACGACCCTCAACGTCGAAATAAAGAAGGCGAGCTTCTGATGTTTCGGGTAGTGTGTCCCAATCCACATGCAGACTCCCCTGATAAGGTAAAGCATAGCAAGTGCCGACAACCCCATGGCGGCATCCATACTCGCTGTGTTCAAGTGTTTGAGTATGTTGACGAACACAAGATACGTCGGATCGCGAGTTGAAAAGCCGCTGAGGCCCATCAGCGATGGAACTTGCCCGACAGCAATGCAGATGGCTGAGCCGGTCATGAATGCCGAGAGAGAGGTAAGCGAGATGATATCGACAATCCATCCGCAGCGGATGAGCCCGATGGACACCACAACGGCACCGGCCAAGAGTGCAAGAGCAGATGCAATGACATGGCCTGGAACGTCAGGAAGGACAGCAGCCATATCAGTCACGACAGCACCGGTAAGTTGAGACATGACAGCAACAGGCTGTCAGAGTGTCAGCAATCTGACACCAAGACGAGCTGTGGATTCACTTACACCGATGGTGATGTCCTTGGAGGTTGCGAAGAACCAGTAAACAAGAACACCCATAAAGCTCGAATACAGACCAAACTGAACATCCAGGTTGGCCAGTCTGGCATAAGCCATACCTTGAGGTACGACAACAGCGCCGATGGTGATGCCTGTTCTCTGGTTAGTAACAGGGTTCGATAAGCCGGCATTGAGTTCCTTACCAGCAACCAGATCTCCAGCGAGCCATTGAAGGTTGTAGTATCCGATCCAGGAGAGAAACGGAAACAGAGACACCAGATATCGCCATACTTGCGGGCCAGAGGGTACTAATTTCAAAAAAAAGTCATCCACCCTCGGTGACTCCTCCACAAATGTCTGGTCTGTGTTGAAATGGGCTGTTTCTCTTGGGTCATTGACATGGTGATATGGATCTTTCGGTTGTAGCTGGATTCCCAGCAGCCGGGCCACCTTGTGGCCAACTCCAGATGCCATGGCTAGTTTCTGAGGATATGACCACACTGAGAAGAGTCGATGTTGAGTTCTTGAAATGCTGTCACACCATGGGCTGGTAAGGAAGAGATTAGATGCTTGAAACAGACACACCGCCTCGGATCTTTTCAATCTTTTTAGATGCTGTAAATGATGCAATTCGAGGGCGTATCGACCTGAATATGCACCGGATTGCCGAGAAGTCGTCGTCTAAGCTGCAGGATGCGCCAGGATATGCAAACCATGCCGTAGGTGTGAGGATTATAGGTGATGCGAGGTTTGTCGGAGATGCTGATTAGGAGATGCTGCAAGATGGAGTGTGCCCCAAATCGTGTAGATGGGCGGCGTGAGTGTTTATCATTAGGTAACAGGTCCGCTCGAGTGCCGGGTTCTACTTTCCTAGCAAAGGCGACGGGAGGAAAGAATGAGACATCAGGAGACCAGCTCCAGGTCCCAACAACCTGGAAAAGCAACAAGGAAGGCTTGATACATATCCTAGAGAGGCAGGGAGATGTTGGATTGTTGACGTCGGGCCCGACAGGCAGTGAAGAGGCGGCGGGGGGTCGGGTGCGGTGGGCAGGTGGGCATCAAGTGGATGGCGCAATCGATGCCCTTGCCTATCACAGCTAACAAATTACCACTGGCACCGCTGGGTCCAAAGTCTTGAGTCCGCGAGTTGGTGGGACTGGGAAAGGCAAGAAGTGATAGCCAAGGTCTTTGCCGGCTGGGTTGAATGGTGACGATCAACAGATTCACACCTTTCTAACCCAGCCAGGACATATCCTCAGTTGCAGTTTCAAACCTCATTGTCGAGCTTCCATTACGGGAGACCGCTAGGCCAATCGATTCGACACCAAAAGCACAGTCATCACCGAATGTGACACCGGCTCAAGGCTGA is a window of Podospora pseudopauciseta strain CBS 411.78 chromosome 1, whole genome shotgun sequence DNA encoding:
- a CDS encoding hypothetical protein (EggNog:ENOG503NVZY; COG:P), with the protein product MASGVGHKVARLLGIQLQPKDPYHHVNDPRETAHFNTDQTFVEESPRVDDFFLKLVPSGPQVWRYLVSLFPFLSWIGYYNLQWLAGDLVAGITIGAVVVPQGMAYARLANLDVQFGLYSSFMGVLVYWFFATSKDITIGPVAVMSQLTGAVVTDMAAVLPDVPGHVIASALALLAGAVVVSIGLIRCGWIVDIISLTSLSAFMTGSAICIAVGQVPSLMGLSGFSTRDPTYLVFVNILKHLNTASMDAAMGLSALAMLYLIRGVCMWIGTHYPKHQKLAFFISTLRVVFVIVLYTLISYLVNRSLPRGTARFKILFDVPRGFQNAAVPVINTSIVSNLMGYLPATVVVLLIEHIAISKSFGRVNNYRINPSQEMVAIGITNMLGPFLGGYAATGSFSRTAIKSKAGVRTPFAGVITAFVVLLAIYALPAVFYYIPNASLSAVIIHAVGDLITPPNTVYQFWLVSPFEVLIFFVGVFVTIFSSIENGIYTTVLLSAAMLLFRILRSKGRFLGRVKVQSMLGNRVIGNDRQQPVPGYGTFTGSQEAPTRNIFLPITHADGSNPEIELDNPYPGIFIYRFAEGFSYPNAGSSLEHLVEHIFAHTRRTNLAHFDRPGDRPWNEPGPSRKNMKAAAAAGVDAGIMGVDVSLPTLKAVILDFSSVNHVDITSVQQLIDVRNQLDRYASPDIVDWHIACINNRWAKRALAAAGFGYPTVVPDGPHRRWRSIFSVAEIGGSHSAAAAAEVEVNEKEIARSRRQTAADVEVGNKQQQQQQQHHHRGPNDPKKVGTGGSESVPRKPTVTFENAVLSLHQKRMSLGPELHSGRTVVAPVHGINRPLFHVDLTSALQSAVANVEGRYEGLEEHH